A genomic region of Nakaseomyces glabratus chromosome C, complete sequence contains the following coding sequences:
- the GPX2 gene encoding glutathione peroxidase GPX2 (CAGL0C01705g~Putative glutathione peroxidase), with protein sequence MAAKSFYELECKDKKGETFKFDTLKGKVVLIVNVASKCGFTPQYKDLESLYQKHKDEGLVILGFPCNQFGGQEPGSQEEIGNFCQLNYGVTFPIMHKIEVNGDNTDPVYDFLKSQKSGLLGLNRVKWNFEKFLVDKHGKVHQRYSSLTKPMSIEDDIKQLLAQK encoded by the coding sequence ATGGCTGCTAAGAGTTTTTACGAGTTGGAATGCAAGGACAAGAAAGGTGAGACTTTCAAGTTCGATACCTTGAAGGGCAAGGTTGTCCTGATTGTCAACGTTGCCTCCAAGTGTGGTTTCACCCCACAATACAAGGATTTGGAGAGCTTGTACCAGAAGCACAAGGACGAGGGCTTGGTCATCCTTGGTTTCCCATGCAACCAGTTCGGTGGCCAAGAACCTGGCTCTCAAGAGGAGATCGGTAACTTCTGCCAATTGAACTACGGTGTCACTTTCCCAATTATGCACAAGATTGAGGTTAACGGTGACAACACTGACCCTGTATATGACTTCTTGAAGTCTCAAAAGAGTGGCCTGCTGGGTCTAAATAGAGTCAAGTGGAACTTTGAGAAATTCTTGGTCGACAAGCACGGTAAGGTTCACCAGAGATACTCTTCTTTGACCAAGCCAATGTCCATCGAAGACGACATTAAGCAATTGCTTGCtcaaaaataa
- the VVS1 gene encoding Vvs1p (CAGL0C01771g~Ortholog(s) have fungal-type vacuole membrane localization) yields the protein MTATESLMGNTRRKIELTSSLILAVLVSCLGTIQFGYHIAELNAPQQFLTCSEVKYPHGDPDIPYDETLFGRHGLVQCIPMTTEQFGVVTSVLSVGGLIGSYIAGQLAAKYGKKKISQGTAFVYFIGSLMLTMANGYWTMIFGRLLVGMASGISIVVIPVYINEITPAEYKGAMGTMNQLSINIGILFTQTIALVFTNSYYWRWILLIGTAIALVNFVAWSTIDESPKWLLKRGLTSEAEMVVYKLHGGTYQDAKDQIQTWQTDMNSHHEHADFAGREPTLWEFVTREEYKKPRNVIFMILCAQQFCGINSIIFYGVKVISNSLPNSAVLVNFGISVLNVLMTFVASVIIDSLGRKPLLLSSSALMAGTSFLISIGISKDVPILLVIAVFAYIASFAIGVGPIPLMIISELTTHEAAAKAQSFGTICNWLATFLVGFLFPSFHEVMGGAVYCIFSIVAIGFVIYIKYRVPETKNKTSYSDVWRGY from the coding sequence ATGACAGCAACTGAGAGCTTAATGGGTAATACAAGGAGGAAAATCGAACTGACTTCCTCCTTGATACTGGCAGTGTTAGTGAGCTGCCTGGGAACTATCCAATTTGGTTACCACATTGCAGAACTTAATGCACCTCAGCAGTTTCTCACTTGTAGTGAGGTCAAATACCCACACGGTGACCCTGATATCCCATATGATGAGACCCTATTTGGGAGGCACGGCCTGGTGCAATGCATCCCAATGACAACCGAACAATTTGGTGTTGTTACATCTGTGCTTAGCGTTGGTGGACTGATTGGTTCATATATTGCTGGTCAATTAGCAGCCAAGTatggtaagaagaagattaGTCAAGGAACCGCATTCGTCTATTTTATTGGCTCTTTGATGCTAACTATGGCAAATGGCTACTGGACCATGATTTTTGGTCGTTTACTTGTAGGTATGGCCTCCGGAATATCTATTGTCGTCATCCCTGTCTACATAAATGAGATCACACCTGCTGAATATAAGGGCGCTATGGGTACAATGAACCAACTTTCTATCAACATTGGTATTCTTTTCACGCAGACTATAGCGTTGGTATTTACTAATTCTTATTATTGGAGATGGATTTTGCTGATAGGTACTGCAATTGCACTTGTGAATTTTGTAGCATGGTCTACAATTGATGAATCACCCAAATGGCTTCTGAAAAGGGGACTCACCTCGGAGGCAGAAATGGTTGTTTATAAGTTACATGGTGGTACTTACCAAGACGCGAAGGATCAAATACAGACGTGGCAGACTGATATGAACAGTCACCACGAACACGCTGACTTTGCTGGAAGAGAACCAACATTATGGGAGTTTGTAACCAGAGAAGAGTACAAGAAGCCGCGCAATGTCATATTCATGATACTGTGTGCACAGCAGTTCTGTGGTATCAACTCCATTATTTTCTATGGGGTTAAAGTCATAAGTAACTCACTACCGAATAGTGCAGTTCTTGTCAATTTTGGTATTTCGGTACTGAATGTATTGATGACATTTGTGGCATCGGTTATTATCGACTCGCTAGGTCGTAAACCGCTGTTGCTAAGTTCATCAGCGTTGATGGCAGGAACTTCATTCTTGATCAGTATTGGTATATCCAAGGACGTTCCAATACTGTTAGTGATTGCGGTATTTGCATATATTGCATCCTTTGCTATTGGTGTAGGACCTATTCCACTGATGATCATTAGTGAACTGACAACGCATGAGGCCGCCGCGAAGGCGCAAAGTTTTGGGACAATTTGCAACTGGCTTGCTACGTTCCTTGTTGGCTTCTTGTTCCCTTCATTCCATGAGGTAATGGGCGGAGCTGTGTATTGCATCTTTTCTATAGTTGCAATTGGCTTCGTGATCTACATCAAGTACAGAGTTCCGGAGACTAAGAACAAGACCAGCTACTCGGACGTATGGAGAGGGTATTAA
- the OM14 gene encoding Om14p (CAGL0C01793g~Protein of unknown function) — MSEHNEEKKCSCLSFEQLKSCAVEKTNYVIARAQTLAVKLYRELQNPVVLVNVILGSSVVVTLLQSYAKYEHRFLQGKSDGQILATAGAAAAILTLDGFLSQKYYKKFDKQ; from the coding sequence ATGTCTGAACATAACGAAGAGAAGAAGTGTTCCTGTCTATCCTTCGAACAACTGAAATCTTGTGCGGTTGAAAAGACCAACTACGTCATTGCCAGGGCTCAGACGCTTGCTGTCAAGTTGTATCGTGAGTTGCAGAACCCTGTCGTTCTGGTGAACGTTATCCTTGGTTCAtcggtggtggtgactTTGTTGCAGAGTTACGCCAAGTATGAGCACAGGTTCTTGCAGGGCAAGTCCGACGGACAGATCCTGGCTACTGCTGGTGCCGCTGCTGCTATCCTGACCTTGGATGGCTTCTTGTCCCAGAAGTACTACAAGAAGTTTGACAAGCAATAA
- a CDS encoding 5'-deoxynucleotidase (CAGL0C01749g~Ortholog(s) have cytosol, nucleus localization) translates to MRQMSNTRTVSQEVVNGDIKLSTKIWAPEDYIPQDVKNMLAEDTPNYMLSFMKVLEQLKVQRRTGWLDHGMTKCESIADHMYRMGIISMLIKNKEVSKDQCVKIALIHDMAESLVGDITPVDPIGKEEKHRREMETINYISETLIKPFNEEAAEEIKSLWYSYENITSLEARYVKDIDKYELLVQCFEYEKQHKAKLNFQSFFQAAEWVKTDEVKEWVNDLIARRNRFFASLEKS, encoded by the coding sequence ATGCGTCAAATGTCTAATACCAGAACTGTGTCCCAGGAAGTTGTTAACGGTGATATCAAGTTGAGCACCAAGATATGGGCACCAGAGGACTATATTCCACAGGATGTTAAGAACATGCTAGCGGAAGACACTCCTAACTATATGTTGTCCTTCATGAAAGTGCTGGAGCAATTGAAAGTCCAGAGAAGAACAGGATGGCTCGATCACGGTATGACCAAGTGTGAAAGCATTGCTGACCATATGTACCGTATGGGGATTATCTCCATGTTGATTAAGAACAAAGAGGTTAGCAAGGACCAATGTGTTAAGATTGCATTAATTCATGACATGGCTGAATCTCTAGTAGGCGATATTACTCCTGTTGATCCAATTGGtaaagaagagaaacaTCGTAGAGAAATGGAGACCATAAATTATATCTCTGAGACATTGATCAAGCCATTTAATGAAGAAGCAGCAGAGGAAATTAAGAGCCTGTGGTACTCATACGAGAACATTACTTCTCTAGAGGCTCGCTATGTGAAGGATATCGATAAATATGAGCTACTAGTGCAATGTTTTGAATACGAAAAGCAGCACAAGGCTAAGTTAAACTTCCAATCCTTTTTCCAAGCAGCAGAGTGGGTCAAGACAGATGAAGTTAAGGAATGGGTTAACGATTTAATTGCAAGAAGAAATAGGTTCTTTGCTTCCCTTGAAAAATCTTGA
- the ALG7 gene encoding UDP-N-acetylglucosamine--dolichyl-phosphate N-acetylglucosaminephosphotransferase (CAGL0C01727g~Ortholog(s) have UDP-N-acetylglucosamine-dolichyl-phosphate N-acetylglucosaminephosphotransferase activity), with amino-acid sequence MGSQKVLFVAALGLLYLSSQYSPILSAVAFAIIGFVCTNALIPRVGDSFIKIGLFGKDMSKPGKPVIPETIGSVAAVVYLFVMMFFIPFIFYRYMVIGTSGGGHRDVAREETARESFFPHNKLSEYLSAILCLESQVMLGVADDLFDLRWRHKFFLPAVAAIPLLIVYYVDFGVTYVLVPQFLQKYVHFTSIDLGALYYIYMSAMGIFCPNSINILAGINGLEVGQCIVLAILTLLNDAIYLTVGAEASKEAHRFSTVLILPFLGVSLALYRWNKWPAKVFVGDTYCYFAGMVFAVVGILGHFSKTMLLLFLPQIVNFLYSCPQLFNIVFCPRHRLPRFNESDGLLYPSRADLKENPPKGFFVPVLRLLHVLHLIDLEFDKDNNIVSCSNMTMINLLLVWFGPLREDKLCNRILIIQFMFGLCALTARHAVGTLLFGNDNLSSIRLQ; translated from the coding sequence ATGGGTTCGCAGAAGGTGCTGTTCGTTGCGGCACTAGGGTTGCTGTACCTGTCGAGCCAATACTCCCCCATTCTATCCGCTGTGGCTTTTGCAATTATAGGGTTCGTGTGCACAAATGCGCTTATTCCGCGGGTCGGGGACTCGTTTATCAAGATTGGTCTGTTCGGTAAGGATATGAGCAAGCCCGGTAAGCCTGTGATACCGGAGACCATTGGTTCAGTGGCAGCTGTCGTGTACCTGTTTGTGATGATGTTCTTTATTCCGTTCATTTTCTACCGTTACATGGTTATTGGCACATCCGGTGGTGGTCACAGAGACGTGGCAAGGGAAGAGACCGCACGGGAGTCCTTCTTCCCACATAACAAGTTGTCAGAGTACTTGAGTGCGATATTGTGCCTCGAGTCCCAAGTTATGCTGGGTGTGGCTGATGACCTCTTTGACTTGCGTTGGAGACATAAGTTTTTCCTCCCTGCAGTGGCAGCTATCCCTTTGCTGATTGTTTACTACGTCGATTTTGGCGTCACTTACGTTCTAGTACCACAGTTCTTACAGAAATACGTGCATTTCACCAGCATAGACCTGGGAGCCCTGTATTATATCTACATGAGCGCGATGGGCATCTTCTGTCCAAACTCAATAAACATCCTGGCGGGTATTAACGGGTTGGAAGTGGGCCAATGTATTGTGCTGGCCATACTGACACTATTGAACGATGCAATTTACCTAACTGTAGGAGCAGAGGCATCTAAGGAAGCTCACAGATTTTCTACAGTACTAATTTTGCCGTTCTTAGGTGTATCACTAGCACTATATAGATGGAACAAGTGGCCTGCTAAAGTATTTGTGGGTGACACTTACTGCTATTTCGCAGGTATGGTATTTGCAGTGGTCGGTATACTAGGGCACTTCTCAAAGACCatgttgctgttgttccTACCACAGATCGTTAATTTCCTATACTCATGTCCACAGTTGTTCAACATAGTTTTCTGTCCAAGACATAGACTACCCAGATTCAACGAAAGTGATGGCCTACTATACCCATCAAGAGCGgacttgaaagaaaacCCACCAAAGGGTTTTTTCGTTCCAGTGCTGAGGTTATTACATGTCCTACATCTCATAGATTTGGAATTTGACAAGGACAACAATATCGTTAGTTGCTCAAATATGACGATGATTAATTTGTTACTAGTTTGGTTTGGCCCACTAAGAGAAGATAAACTTTGTAACAGAATTCTTATTATCCAATTCATGTTCGGACTATGTGCATTAACGGCCAGGCATGCTGTTGGAACACTGCTGTTCGGCAATGACAACTTATCCAGCATTCGTTTACAATAA
- the ISW1 gene encoding chromatin-remodeling ATPase ISW1 (CAGL0C01683g~Ortholog(s) have ATPase activity, DNA binding, nucleosome binding, rDNA binding, transcription regulatory region DNA binding activity), protein MGNSGTSGLDGPYNWRKLLCVSRKYYSISIKELARGTMSDLTEYWARLKPLQEDMPSADLESKKERYLVKDAGKPKFDVEATTKRFEHLLSLSGLFRHFIEGKAAKDPKFKQVLDILDKPGKKGQKKGGHEDARRRKTEREEDAELLKEEEDVEDDADDIEYLFRESPAYINGQLRDYQVQGLNWLVSLDKNRIAGILADEMGLGKTLQTISFLGYLRYIKKIPGPFLVIAPKSTLNNWLREINKWTPEVNAFILQGDKEERARLIQDKFMACDFDVVIASYEIIIREKAAFRKMNWEYIMIDEAHRIKNEESMLSQVLREFHSKNRLLITGTPLQNNLHELWALLNFLLPDIFSDSQDFDEWFSKETDEEDQEKIVKQLHTVLQPFLLRRIKSDVETSLLPKKELNVYVGMSPMQKKWYRQILEKDIDAVNADSGSKESKTRLLNIVMQLRKCCNHPYLFDGAEPGPPYTTDEHLVYNSEKLKVLDKLLRKLKEAGSRVLIFSQMSRVLDILEDYCYFREYEYCRIDGSTAHEDRIEAIDEYNAPDSKKFLFLLTTRAGGLGINLTTADVVVLFDSDWNPQADLQAMDRAHRIGQKKQVRVFRFVTDNSVEEKILERATQKLRLDQLVIQQNRPTNKKKENKNDSKDALLSMIQHGAADVFKSNTTSERGTPQPDDDKGEDVDLDELLAQSESKTQSLNAKYESLGLDDLQKFNQDSAYEWNGTDFKKKVQKDIISPLWIEPTKRERKENYSIDGYYKDVLNTGKHSTPLQPRMPKPKVFYSHQLQPPQLKVIYEKERMWTAKRTNYTPTLEDVRATYGEIADEEEKKQKLELLKVSISNAEPLTEEEEQLKSQWENEGFTNWTKTDFRKFITACGKYGRNSIQAITMELAPGKTEEEVRRYATAFWSNLERIDDYEKYLKMIENEEEKVKRVKLQQEALRRKLSQYKNPFFDLKLKHPPSTNNKRTFSDEEDRYILIMLFKYGLDRENVYEMIRDEIRDCPLFELDFYFRSRTPMELARRGNTLLGCIEKEFNAGIELTPEVKERMEEEDKQGKRAREEFEKDKEQDDNDSETKMPKIENDDEAKITSEEPVSDIATDDAEVKEELKEETVEA, encoded by the coding sequence ATGGGAAACTCTGGGACTAGTGGTCTTGACGGGCCATATAATTGGAGAAAGCTGTTATGTGTGTCTAGGAAGTACTATTCGATAAGCATCAAGGAATTGGCGAGAGGTACGATGAGTGATTTGACGGAGTACTGGGCGCGGTTGAAGCCCTTGCAAGAGGACATGCCGTCCGCTGATTTGGAATCGAAGAAAGAGCGGTACTTGGTGAAGGATGCTGGCAAGCCCAAGTTCGATGTTGAGGCCACTACCAAACGGTTTGAGCATTTATTGTCGCTGAGTGGGTTGTTTAGGCATTTCATTGAGGGTAAAGCTGCGAAGGATCCCAAGTTCAAGCAGGTCTTGGACATCCTCGACAAGCCTGGTAAGAAGGGCCAGAAGAAAGGAGGCCACGAGGATGCCAGAAGGCGTAAGACCGAGAGAGAGGAGGACGCTGAGCTGTTGAAAGAGGAGGAGGATGTTGAGGACGACGCGGATGACATAGAGTACCTGTTCAGGGAATCGCCAGCTTATATCAATGGTCAGCTGAGAGATTACCAAGTTCAAGGTTTGAACTGGCTTGTATCCCTGGACAAGAATAGGATTGCGGGTATTCTAGCAGATGAAATGGGTCTGGGTAAGACTCTTCAAACTATCTCATTCTTGGGGTACTTACGTTACATAAAGAAGATTCCAGGCCCATTTCTAGTCATTGCACCAAAATCCACTTTGAACAATTGGCTAAGAGAAATTAACAAATGGACACCAGAGGTGAACGCATTCATTCTACAAGGtgacaaagaagaaagagccCGCCTGATCCAGGACAAGTTTATGGCTTGCGACTTCGACGTCGTGATCGCATCCTATgaaatcatcatcagagAGAAGGCAGCGTTCCGTAAAATGAACTGGGAGTATATCATGATCGATGAAGCGCACAGAATCAAAAACGAAGAATCAATGCTGTCACAAGTATTGAGGGAATTCCATTCAAAGAATCGTTTGTTGATAACCGGTACTCCATTGCAAAATAATTTACATGAACTGTGGGCACTTCTAAATTTCCTGCTACCCGATATTTTCTCTGATTCTCAGGACTTCGACGAATGGTTCTCGAAGGAGACTGACGAGGAGGATCAAGAGAAGATTGTCAAGCAACTACATACAGTTTTGCAACCGTTCTTGTTGCGTCGTATTAAAAGTGACGTTGAAACATCTCTTCTACCTAAGAAAGAACTAAATGTTTATGTTGGTATGTCGCCAATGCAGAAGAAGTGGTACAGACAAATTTTGGAGAAGGATATAGATGCCGTTAATGCAGACAGCGGCAGCAAAGAATCAAAGACTAGATTGTTGAACATTGTTATGCAATTGCGTAAATGTTGTAACCATCCATATCTCTTCGATGGTGCTGAACCTGGTCCACCATATACAACTGACGAGCACTTGGTGTATAATTCTGAGAAACTAAAGGTTCTTGATAAGTTGTTACGTAAGTTGAAAGAAGCAGGTTCTCGTGTTCTGATTTTCAGTCAAATGTCCCGTGTTTTGGATATCCTTGAAGATTACTGTTATTTCAGAGAATATGAATACTGCCGTATTGATGGTTCCACTGCACATGAAGATAGAATTGAAGCCATCGATGAATATAACGCCCCTGACTCAAAGAAGTTCTTGTTTTTATTGACTACTCGTGCAGGTGGTCTAGGTATTAACTTAACGACTGCCGATGTTGTTGTCCTATTTGATTCTGATTGGAATCCACAAGCTGATTTGCAAGCTATGGATAGAGCTCACCGTATCGGTCAAAAGAAGCAGGTGAGGGTGTTTAGATTTGTTACTGATAACtctgttgaagaaaagattcTTGAGCGTGCTACTCAAAAACTAAGGCTAGACCAGCTAGTTATTCAGCAAAACAGACCAACtaacaagaagaaagaaaacaagaatGACTCTAAGGATGCCTTGTTGTCTATGATCCAACATGGTGCTGCTGATGTATTCAAGAGTAATACAACTAGTGAAAGAGGAACACCACAACCAGATGACGATAAAGGTGAAGATGTTGATTTGGATGAGTTATTGGCCCAGTCTGAGAGTAAGACTCAATCACTTAACGCTAAATATGAATCCCTAGGTTTAGATGATTTACAAAAATTCAACCAAGATTCTGCATATGAATGGAATGGTActgatttcaaaaagaaggTTCAGAAAGATATCATTAGTCCTTTGTGGATTGAACCTACCAAACGTGAAAGAAAGGAGAATTACTCTATTGATGGCTACTATAAGGATGTGCTAAACACTGGTAAGCATTCTACTCCATTGCAACCAAGAATGCCAAAACCTAAGGTTTTTTACTCTCATCAATTGCAACCTCCACAACTAAAGGTCATATacgaaaaagaaagaatgtGGACAGCAAAGAGAACTAATTATACACCAACGTTAGAGGATGTAAGAGCCACTTATGGAGAGATAGCGGAtgaggaagagaaaaagcAAAAGTTAGAACTATTGAAAGTATCAATAAGCAATGCAGAACCTTtgactgaagaagaagagcaatTAAAATCACAATGGGAAAACGAAGGTTTTACCAATTGGACTAAGACTGACTTTAGAAAGTTTATCACCGCTTGCGGTAAGTATGGCCGTAATTCCATACAAGCGATCACAATGGAGCTAGCGCCTGGTAagacagaagaagaagttcgCAGATATGCCACTGCATTTTGGAGCAATCTTGAACGTATTGATGATTATGAAAAGTACCTGAAGATGATTGAAAATGAGGAGGAGAAAGTAAAGCGTGTCAAACTCCAGCAGGAAGCTTTGCGTAGGAAATTGTCTCAGTATAAGAATCCGTTCTTCGACTTGAAACTAAAACACCCACCTTCCACTAACAACAAGAGAACATTTTCAGATGAGGAAGACAGGTACATACTGATAATGTTGTTCAAGTACGGTCTCGATAGAGAAAACGTTTATGAAATGATCAGAGATGAGATTAGAGACTGTCCATTATTTGAACTTGATTTCTACTTTAGAAGTAGGACGCCTATGGAACTGGCTAGAAGAGGTAACACTTTACTTGGATGTATTGAGAAAGAGTTCAACGCAGGTATTGAGCTTACACCTGAagtaaaagaaagaatggAGGAAGAAGACAAGCAAGGCAAGAGAGCCAGAGAAGAGTTTGAGAAGGATAAAGAGCAAGATGACAACGACtcagaaacaaaaatgcctaaaattgaaaacgACGATGAAGCCAAGATAACTAGCGAAGAACCAGTTTCCGATATTGCTACTGATGATGCAGAAGTCAAAGAAGAAttaaaagaagaaacagtTGAAGCTTAA
- the RER1 gene encoding RER1 (CAGL0C01837g~Has domain(s) with predicted integral component of membrane localization), with protein MIIISRVLKGWRIGCTLEDYKIEPAEMLSLKPGATLVQKYKNLYQLCLDKCTAYTKLRWVAELSLVLLFIKFINRVVNVSFDFDVYAAFSMYVLFPSSRFVAHKLDVYLQQDEGKLDVGDKPDDLHSFTKRPAEFRLWYYCIRTTAFYIFWGLLIYPIVPLLPTFDLYFHGMSCFAYMFKVFVQSYTNTYHNYLHICKRHTIVRWIAEAALMVLVTFCYAFEMSKVDVFFIYYTLGISMINSFNNYLRDVRVMSLQQAKDNSDLEANDSNAEFRPYLKRPPELVLWCKCVKYTVITALTRLLIFLELFNPDVTVLFLYNLYWTAICVIEIILIMIRQAKY; from the exons ATGATCATA ATCAGCCGAGTACTGAAGGGATGGCGGATTGGCTGTACACTGGAGGATTACAAGATTGAACCTGCTGAAATGTTGTCTTTGAAGCCGGGCGCTACACTTGTccaaaagtataaaaatttatacCAATTATGCTTGGACAAGTGTACAGCATATACCAAATTGAGATGGGTGGCAGAGCTAAGCTTGGTGTTGTTGtttataaaatttattaatCGTGTCGTGAATGTTTCATTTGACTTCGATGTTTATGCCGCATTTTCTATGTATGTGCTGTTTCCTTCATCCCGATTTGTTGCACATAAACTTGATGTTTACTTACAACAAGATGAAGGGAAGCTGGACGTCGGCGATAAACCTGATGATCTCCATTCATTCACGAAGAGGCCAGCTGAGTTCAGATTATGGTACTATTGTATCAGAACCACTGCATTTTACATATTTTGGGGGTTACTCATATATCCAATTGTACCATTGCTCCCGACTTTTGATTTATACTTTCATGGCATGTCTTGCTTTGCGTATATGTTCAAGGTATTTGTGCAAAGTTATACCAATACATACCATAATTACCTGCACATATGCAAGCGACATACAATAGTAAGGTGGATAGCGGAGGCAGCCTTGATGGTTTTGGTTACATTTTGCTATGCTTTTGAGATGTCCAAGGTCGATGTATTCTTTATTTACTACACTCTTGGAATATCAATGATAAATTCGTTCAATAACTACTTAAGAGATGTACGCGTCATGTCTTTACAACAAGCCAAAGACAACAGTGACTTGGAAGCTAATGATTCGAATGCGGAGTTCCGTCCATACTTAAAGCGTCCACCTGAGTTAGTACTGTGGTGTAAATGTGTAAAGTACACTGTTATTACTGCGCTTACACGATTGCTTATATTCTTGGAATTGTTCAACCCTGACGTAACCGTCCTATTTCTTTACAACCTCTACTGGACTGCGATATGTGTGATAGAAATTATCCTGATTATGATCCGTCAAGCAAAATACTAG
- a CDS encoding uncharacterized protein (CAGL0C01815g~Ortholog(s) have cell cortex localization), translating to MAIGKSGKDKRPKFLLEFQIKELVNVPQSGGVCYVKWNLKDGTGTSDTTVTGASGESVSVSNVHRGITNKVSVKRHRAQWNYKLEKPMHVKLHLDKYRKFVPKLLYLEVYFEFTDNKPGAMSSVKRDDNGRRSRSGSGNTDSGRDSPIAGVKNAIDNQANNVANAFDLKRFSLDTNIHTLRMHPSFSSVTNGANCNSNYTQRTSGKVLLGTVKINITEYIKEDESPISNRFLLNDSKVNSILNMTLKMKLTRGSYQDFIVPNAFTSGQLSTSFRGELTGILDGGSERGSPTSSPIPSTLFSNSGTGTSGVGTSMSSSTQRTRFTNTISAAMSPLVDTLYQKTFQLPWDPRPGEFTPRECVDDILNGGSGWARNEKGVNLIDIEALKINEMEEEYYAKRNVSRPESSTKTAYHSKDGRTCEKMSEKDLKGFNNMDTREFMEKKREWSKLSQAQRERLRNDDTEDEKGGSPENYIIEGMKEARSWTIKQPVF from the coding sequence ATGGCGATTGGGAAGAGCGGGAAGGATAAGAGGCCCAAGTTTTTGCTGGAGTTTCAGATCAAAGAGCTGGTCAACGTGCCGCAGTCAGGAGGTGTGTGCTATGTTAAATGGAACTTGAAAGACGGCACGGGCACTTCGGATACCACTGTCACTGGTGCCTCCGGTGAGTCTGTTAGTGTTTCGAATGTGCACCGCGGTATCACTAACAAAGTCTCCGTGAAAAGACACAGAGCTCAGTGGAATTATAAGCTTGAGAAGCCAATGCATGTAAAGCTACACCTCGACAAGTACAGGAAGTTCGTGCCCAAGTTACTCTACCTGGAGGTGTACTTTGAGTTTACCGACAACAAGCCAGGTGCCATGTCGTCGGTTAAAAGAGACGATAACGGAAGAAGAAGCCGGAGCGGGAGCGGCAACACAGACTCTGGTAGGGACAGTCCCATTGCTGGTGTGAAGAACGCCATAGACAACCAGGCCAATAATGTCGCTAATGCTTTTGACTTGAAACGGTTTAGTTTAGATACCAACATTCATACACTGAGGATGCATCCAAGCTTTTCCTCTGTCACTAATGGCGCTAACTGCAATAGCAATTACACGCAGAGGACTTCTGGTAAAGTTCTGCTCGGTACAGTAAAGATAAATATAACCGAGTACATCAAGGAGGACGAGTCACCTATCTCCAACAGGTTCCTACTGAATGACTCCAAGGTTAACTCGATTCTAAATATGACactgaagatgaaattgacTAGAGGCAGCTACCAAGACTTCATTGTCCCCAACGCCTTCACATCGGGCCAACTTTCAACAAGCTTCAGAGGTGAACTCACAGGTATACTGGACGGCGGTTCGGAGAGGGGATCTCCGACATCGTCTCCTATCCCAAGCACGCTGTTTTCCAATTCGGGCACTGGGACGAGTGGTGTAGGCACAAGCATGTCATCCTCCACACAACGCACGCGTTTTACGAACACGATCTCAGCAGCAATGAGCCCACTAGTGGATACTCTTTACCAGAAGACCTTCCAGCTGCCTTGGGACCCCAGACCTGGCGAGTTTACTCCTCGTGAATGTGTGGACGATATACTGAACGGCGGTTCCGGGTGGGCAAGAAACGAGAAGGGTGTAAACCTGATAGACATCGAGGCCCTGAAGATCAACGAGATGGAAGAGGAGTACTACGCCAAGCGCAACGTCTCTAGGCCAGAGAGCAGCACGAAGACTGCATACCACAGTAAAGACGGGCGGACATGCGAGAAAATGTCGGAGAAGGACTTAAAGGGCTTCAACAACATGGACACGCGGGAGTTCATGGAGAAGAAACGCGAGTGGAGCAAGCTATCACAGGCACAGAGGGAAAGACTGCGCAACGATGACACAGAAGATGAGAAAGGTGGCTCTCCAGAGAACTATATCATCGAAGGCATGAAGGAAGCAAGAAGCTGGACCATAAAACAGCCGGTGTTCTAA